From a single Chitinophaga sp. Cy-1792 genomic region:
- a CDS encoding metallophosphoesterase family protein — translation MKKNSEQSRRAFLGNISKAGLFSMVSLAPAIAKAAPQEPQEPSHKFLCKPYLQYPAPNTISVVWLTAKPCYSWVEYNQEGQPPQKAHTISHGLVAANNTLHKIPLTDLQPGKKYSYKVFSKEITDFQPYKLTYGETISSDTFTFTAPDPQVKEVSWLMINDIHDRPESIPHLMGLNGNNPYNFVFFNGDVFDYQADEKQIIDHMLTPCGDSFSTQTPFMYVRGNHETRGKYAREWHQYFENPGRDNFFSFTWGPVHAIVLDTGEDKEDTHPVYAGIVDFDHYREQQAAWLEKQLQSSACKKAKYKVVIMHIPHYHGGEWHGTVHCREQFGELFNKYKIDMLICGHTHVYGVHPPEQGKHNYPLIIGGGPKDGKRTLIQVKADQKQLQLTMLDDSGNKVGEYKI, via the coding sequence ATGAAAAAAAACAGTGAACAATCCCGCCGCGCTTTCCTCGGTAACATTTCCAAAGCCGGCCTCTTCAGTATGGTCAGCCTGGCACCAGCCATAGCGAAGGCTGCCCCCCAGGAACCTCAGGAACCTTCCCACAAATTCCTTTGCAAACCATACCTCCAGTACCCGGCCCCCAATACCATTTCTGTCGTATGGCTCACCGCAAAACCCTGCTACAGCTGGGTGGAATACAACCAGGAAGGACAACCGCCTCAAAAGGCCCATACCATCAGCCACGGCCTCGTAGCTGCCAACAACACCCTGCATAAAATCCCACTCACCGACCTTCAGCCAGGAAAAAAGTACAGCTATAAGGTATTTTCTAAAGAAATCACCGACTTTCAGCCTTATAAACTGACTTACGGCGAAACCATTTCCAGCGACACCTTTACCTTCACAGCGCCAGACCCGCAGGTAAAGGAAGTGTCCTGGCTCATGATCAATGATATCCACGACCGGCCGGAGTCCATCCCACACCTGATGGGACTTAACGGCAATAATCCTTACAACTTCGTATTTTTTAACGGAGATGTATTTGATTATCAGGCAGATGAAAAACAGATCATCGATCATATGCTGACACCCTGCGGCGACAGCTTCTCCACGCAAACACCCTTTATGTACGTTCGTGGCAACCACGAAACCCGCGGGAAATACGCACGTGAATGGCATCAGTATTTCGAAAATCCTGGCAGAGATAATTTCTTCTCCTTTACCTGGGGACCCGTGCACGCCATTGTACTGGATACCGGCGAAGACAAGGAAGATACCCACCCCGTATATGCCGGCATCGTAGATTTTGACCATTACCGGGAACAGCAAGCTGCATGGCTGGAAAAACAACTGCAATCATCTGCCTGTAAAAAAGCAAAATATAAGGTGGTTATCATGCATATACCACACTACCATGGCGGAGAATGGCATGGCACTGTGCATTGCCGCGAGCAGTTCGGGGAATTGTTTAATAAATATAAAATCGATATGCTGATCTGTGGTCATACACACGTGTATGGCGTACATCCGCCGGAACAAGGCAAGCATAATTATCCGCTGATCATCGGTGGTGGCCCTAAAGACGGCAAACGCACACTGATACAGGTGAAAGCAGACCAGAAGCAATTACAGCTGACCATGCTGGACGATAGCGGAAATAAAGTCGGAGAATATAAAATATAA
- the atpD gene encoding F0F1 ATP synthase subunit beta, whose product MPNTGKIKQIIGPVVDVHFEDKLPEIYNALEITRENGQKVVLEVQQHLGEDSVRCVAMDSTDGMVRGMAVVDKGAPIKMPIGDQVKGRLFNVVGEAIDGLGQLDTSAGYSIHRQPPKFEDLATETEVLFTGIKVIDLIEPYAKGGKIGLFGGAGVGKTVLIQELINNIAKAHEGLSVFAGVGERTREGNDLMREMIEANIVRYGDKFKESMEHGDWDVTAVDKELLKNSQATFVFGQMNEPPGARARVALSGLTLAEYFRDGDGSAGGGRDILFFVDNIFRFTQAGSEVSALLGRMPSAVGYQPTLATEMGLMQERITSTKNGSITSVQAVYVPADDLTDPAPATTFSHLDATTVLDRKISDLGIYPAVSPLDSTSRILTPTIVGEAHYNCAQRVKMILQRYKELQDIIAILGMDELSDEDKLTVSRARRVQRFLSQPFHVAEQFTGLKGVLVPIEETIRGFNMIMDGEVDEYPEAAFNLVGNIDDAIAKGKKLLEQAK is encoded by the coding sequence ATGCCTAACACAGGTAAGATCAAACAAATTATCGGTCCCGTGGTGGACGTGCACTTTGAAGACAAATTGCCCGAAATCTACAACGCATTGGAAATCACCCGCGAAAATGGTCAGAAAGTAGTATTGGAAGTACAACAGCACCTGGGTGAAGACAGCGTTCGTTGCGTGGCAATGGACTCCACTGACGGTATGGTTCGTGGTATGGCCGTTGTGGATAAGGGCGCGCCAATTAAAATGCCAATTGGCGACCAGGTGAAAGGACGTTTGTTCAATGTGGTAGGTGAGGCAATTGATGGTCTGGGTCAACTGGATACAAGCGCTGGTTACTCTATCCACCGTCAGCCTCCTAAATTCGAAGATCTGGCAACTGAAACAGAAGTACTGTTCACAGGTATCAAAGTAATCGATCTGATCGAGCCATACGCAAAAGGTGGTAAAATCGGTTTGTTCGGTGGTGCCGGTGTGGGTAAAACTGTATTGATCCAGGAGCTGATCAACAACATTGCGAAAGCACACGAAGGTTTGTCCGTATTTGCTGGTGTGGGTGAGCGTACACGTGAAGGTAATGACCTGATGCGTGAGATGATCGAAGCTAACATCGTGCGTTATGGTGATAAATTTAAAGAATCCATGGAGCACGGTGACTGGGATGTTACCGCTGTGGATAAAGAACTGTTGAAAAACTCCCAGGCTACATTCGTGTTTGGTCAGATGAACGAGCCTCCAGGTGCACGTGCACGTGTGGCATTATCTGGTCTGACACTGGCTGAATATTTCCGTGATGGTGATGGTTCTGCAGGTGGTGGTCGTGATATCCTGTTCTTCGTTGATAACATCTTCCGTTTCACCCAGGCTGGTTCTGAGGTATCTGCACTGTTAGGCCGTATGCCTTCAGCGGTAGGTTATCAGCCAACCCTGGCTACTGAGATGGGTCTGATGCAGGAGCGTATCACTTCAACTAAAAATGGTTCAATCACTTCCGTACAGGCGGTTTACGTTCCTGCGGATGACTTGACTGACCCTGCTCCGGCTACAACCTTCTCCCACCTGGATGCTACCACCGTATTGGATCGTAAAATTTCCGATCTTGGTATCTACCCTGCTGTGAGCCCGCTGGATTCAACTTCCCGTATCCTGACACCAACCATCGTAGGTGAAGCTCACTACAACTGTGCGCAGCGTGTGAAAATGATTCTGCAACGCTATAAAGAGCTGCAGGATATCATCGCGATCCTGGGTATGGACGAGCTGTCTGACGAGGATAAACTGACAGTATCCCGTGCACGTCGTGTACAACGTTTCCTGTCTCAGCCATTCCACGTAGCAGAACAGTTTACCGGTCTGAAAGGTGTACTCGTTCCAATCGAAGAAACTATCCGTGGTTTCAACATGATCATGGACGGTGAAGTAGATGAGTATCCTGAAGCTGCGTTCAACCTTGTTGGTAACATCGATGATGCTATCGCAAAAGGTAAGAAATTACTGGAACAGGCTAAATAA
- the pnuC gene encoding nicotinamide riboside transporter PnuC, which produces MGDIFSIQHILFTVLDYQVSFIEFFGTLTGLLCVWLAARDHILTWPVGLVNVSCFFILFWQLQLYADMFLQIYFFATGVYGWIFWYTKKPENEPVYALSVRARYWLSALVVAATATAGFIISNLHNWFPSVFEKPAAWPYTDSLVAVLSVIANILLAKRIWENWVLWVTVDVIATVIYFQKNVRFLGMEYLILFIIALMGLIKWVKTYKQQLN; this is translated from the coding sequence ATGGGTGACATTTTCAGTATTCAGCATATACTTTTTACAGTACTTGATTATCAGGTTAGTTTCATTGAATTCTTCGGTACATTAACAGGATTACTCTGTGTTTGGTTGGCAGCAAGAGACCATATTCTTACCTGGCCGGTAGGACTCGTAAACGTGAGCTGCTTCTTCATTTTATTCTGGCAACTGCAGCTATATGCAGACATGTTTCTACAAATTTATTTCTTCGCGACAGGTGTTTACGGCTGGATATTCTGGTATACTAAAAAGCCGGAAAATGAACCGGTATATGCATTGAGCGTCAGGGCAAGGTACTGGTTGTCTGCATTGGTAGTAGCAGCAACGGCAACCGCTGGTTTTATTATCAGTAACCTGCATAACTGGTTTCCTTCCGTATTTGAAAAGCCCGCTGCATGGCCTTATACCGACTCGCTGGTAGCAGTGCTAAGCGTTATTGCCAATATTCTCCTCGCAAAACGTATCTGGGAAAACTGGGTGCTCTGGGTTACGGTAGATGTGATCGCCACTGTTATCTATTTTCAGAAAAATGTTCGCTTCCTCGGTATGGAATATCTCATTTTATTCATCATAGCATTGATGGGATTGATTAAGTGGGTGAAGACCTATAAGCAACAATTAAATTAA
- the atpC gene encoding ATP synthase F1 subunit epsilon, protein MLLEVLTPERKLYTGEVYGVQLPGIDGSFEILDKHAPMIAALGNGKMKVLKDKSHTEFFTISGGFVEVLRNKATVLVEGATAVEKK, encoded by the coding sequence ATGCTATTAGAAGTATTAACACCGGAAAGAAAGTTATACACAGGTGAGGTGTACGGTGTACAACTCCCAGGTATCGACGGTTCTTTTGAAATACTGGATAAACATGCGCCCATGATCGCAGCGCTCGGAAATGGTAAGATGAAAGTGCTGAAAGATAAATCTCACACTGAATTCTTCACCATCAGCGGTGGCTTCGTAGAAGTTTTACGTAATAAAGCTACCGTGTTAGTAGAGGGTGCTACTGCTGTGGAAAAGAAATAA
- a CDS encoding DUF6600 domain-containing protein, which translates to MNTMVKKTLIPFAAITMFLTSCAGSYYASGDYASGYGSQVQVGGSVSFYDALSPYGRWTTYGGYNEVWIPNAGPDFQPYASAGHWVYTDYGYTWVSDYSWGWAPFHYGRWMYDQFYGWMWIPGYDWAPAWVDWRSGGDYYGWAPMGPSGYSYPANRWTFVNRQYLGNSRINNYYINNSRNTTIINNTTIINNTTVYNNNRINRGPAAPANTRPVRITNTDRPGQNQLNGNQLRIYRPDGAAVQRNDNSRFNANRNTINNNANNNNGGRVNPGNNNNNNPGNNNNTGGGRIVPGNNSNNNTIVPGNNNNRPSRIDNNQINNSQGDRIRQQQQQQQIQQQQQQQNQQNQQRIQRDQQIQQQQQQQQQQRIQQQQQDQQRQQQQQQQQQRIQRDQQVQQQQQQQQQQRIQQQQQQQQRIQQQQQQQQQQQRIQQQQQQQQQQRIQQQQQQQQRQQQQQQQQQQRAQRVMQQQQQQQQRQQPQPQQQNNGGERPKRDQ; encoded by the coding sequence ATGAACACAATGGTTAAAAAAACACTCATCCCATTTGCGGCAATAACCATGTTCCTGACAAGTTGTGCTGGTAGTTATTACGCTTCAGGTGATTACGCCAGTGGCTATGGATCTCAGGTACAGGTTGGTGGTTCCGTATCTTTTTATGATGCATTAAGTCCTTATGGTCGCTGGACAACCTACGGTGGTTACAACGAGGTATGGATACCGAATGCGGGTCCTGACTTCCAGCCATATGCTTCCGCCGGACACTGGGTTTATACAGATTATGGTTATACCTGGGTATCAGATTATTCCTGGGGTTGGGCGCCATTCCACTATGGTCGCTGGATGTATGATCAGTTCTATGGATGGATGTGGATACCTGGTTATGACTGGGCACCTGCATGGGTTGACTGGCGTTCTGGTGGCGACTATTACGGCTGGGCACCAATGGGACCTTCCGGATATAGTTATCCTGCCAACAGATGGACATTCGTAAACAGACAGTATTTAGGCAATTCACGTATCAATAATTACTACATCAATAATAGCCGGAATACGACTATCATCAACAATACTACTATTATCAACAATACTACTGTTTACAATAACAATCGGATTAACCGTGGTCCTGCGGCGCCTGCAAACACAAGGCCTGTCAGGATTACCAACACAGACAGACCGGGACAGAACCAGCTTAACGGTAACCAGTTAAGGATATACCGTCCGGATGGTGCAGCTGTTCAGCGTAATGATAATAGCCGGTTCAATGCCAACCGTAACACCATTAACAACAATGCTAATAACAACAATGGTGGCAGGGTAAATCCAGGCAACAATAACAACAACAATCCTGGTAACAACAACAATACCGGCGGCGGTAGAATAGTTCCCGGAAACAATAGTAACAACAATACTATAGTGCCGGGTAATAATAACAATCGTCCGTCCAGAATTGATAATAATCAGATCAACAATAGCCAGGGCGACAGGATCAGACAACAGCAGCAACAGCAACAGATTCAACAGCAGCAACAACAACAGAATCAGCAGAATCAGCAAAGGATACAACGTGATCAGCAGATCCAGCAGCAGCAACAGCAGCAGCAGCAACAAAGAATCCAGCAACAGCAACAGGACCAACAGCGTCAGCAACAGCAACAACAACAGCAGCAAAGGATTCAGCGTGATCAACAAGTGCAGCAGCAACAGCAACAACAGCAACAACAGAGAATTCAACAGCAACAGCAGCAACAACAAAGGATACAGCAGCAACAACAGCAACAGCAACAACAGCAAAGAATTCAACAACAGCAACAACAACAGCAACAACAGCGTATCCAACAGCAACAGCAGCAGCAACAAAGACAACAACAGCAGCAACAGCAACAACAGCAAAGGGCTCAGCGGGTGATGCAGCAGCAACAACAACAGCAGCAGCGACAGCAACCACAGCCTCAGCAACAAAATAATGGTGGCGAAAGGCCAAAAAGAGACCAGTAA
- a CDS encoding DUF4349 domain-containing protein: MFNISRKTARRAIIVFTGVFLAMFCLRLIYGYKFRSAAVFNAENPAVSFDFGGRSNYASEKIAVKEMKVTPIDPAVAAVDINPSQKYEKVATLLTKSNHYDRDEASLYQLIDSSGSIIQYENKTGNKGNQHLELLVGVNPEKFDSFYLAAQRIGVVVERDVTKTDKTNEYQKLNAQRVSLEKTLSSLNELKNKTGKIDEYLSLHDKIYQTETQLQNLGVELGNFDSVHEFCTVKIYMFEIVEKPVLTVGIWTRIIRALEWTIKYYACLLFGAAFSLGCLLFVLKIWDFFANQSTKKSE, from the coding sequence ATGTTTAACATTTCCCGCAAAACTGCGAGACGCGCTATTATTGTCTTTACCGGCGTCTTTCTGGCTATGTTCTGCCTGCGACTCATCTACGGTTACAAATTCAGGTCTGCAGCTGTTTTTAATGCTGAAAACCCAGCTGTGTCATTTGATTTCGGTGGAAGAAGTAATTATGCTTCTGAAAAAATAGCTGTAAAGGAAATGAAAGTGACTCCCATTGATCCGGCAGTAGCTGCTGTTGACATAAATCCGAGTCAGAAGTATGAAAAAGTAGCTACCCTGCTGACTAAATCAAATCACTACGATCGGGATGAAGCATCACTCTATCAGTTGATTGATTCCTCCGGATCAATCATCCAGTACGAAAATAAAACCGGCAATAAAGGCAATCAGCACCTGGAATTACTGGTAGGTGTGAATCCGGAAAAATTTGATTCTTTCTATCTCGCTGCACAGCGTATAGGCGTTGTCGTTGAAAGAGACGTGACAAAAACAGATAAAACCAATGAATACCAGAAGCTGAATGCACAGCGGGTTTCCCTGGAGAAAACCCTGTCTTCATTAAATGAATTGAAAAATAAAACAGGTAAAATAGACGAATACCTTTCCCTGCACGATAAGATTTACCAGACGGAAACACAGCTGCAGAATCTGGGAGTAGAACTGGGTAACTTCGATTCGGTCCACGAATTCTGTACAGTGAAAATTTATATGTTCGAAATAGTTGAAAAGCCTGTCCTGACTGTTGGTATATGGACCCGCATCATCAGGGCGCTGGAATGGACCATTAAATACTACGCCTGCCTGCTGTTTGGTGCTGCATTTTCATTGGGTTGCCTGTTATTTGTCCTCAAGATCTGGGATTTTTTTGCTAATCAGTCGACTAAAAAGTCTGAATAA
- a CDS encoding YqgE/AlgH family protein has product MDTLSPGALLIADPFLKDPNFARTVILLCEHQDKGSFGFVINKLFDQHLDELIPEVLVTGIPVYTGGPVQMDTIHFIHQQPDIINGGMMIAPGIYWGGHFDNVVESLNQGKINLDKIKFFIGYSGWSSGQLEEEMREKSWITSMATPDLVFDKGEQHIWQQALKNMGSNFAIMANYPIDPSLN; this is encoded by the coding sequence ATGGATACGTTGTCGCCTGGAGCTTTATTGATTGCAGATCCCTTTCTGAAGGACCCCAACTTTGCCCGTACAGTGATATTACTCTGTGAACATCAGGATAAAGGGAGTTTCGGTTTCGTTATAAATAAGTTGTTTGACCAGCATCTGGACGAACTGATACCGGAGGTATTGGTTACCGGCATACCTGTGTATACCGGTGGGCCGGTGCAGATGGATACGATACATTTCATACATCAGCAGCCGGACATTATCAATGGAGGTATGATGATAGCGCCGGGAATATACTGGGGCGGGCATTTTGATAATGTGGTAGAGAGCCTGAACCAGGGAAAAATCAATCTCGATAAGATTAAATTCTTCATAGGATATTCCGGATGGAGCAGCGGCCAGCTGGAAGAGGAAATGCGGGAGAAGTCGTGGATTACCTCTATGGCTACGCCTGACCTGGTGTTTGATAAGGGCGAGCAGCATATCTGGCAGCAGGCTTTGAAAAATATGGGCAGTAATTTTGCCATTATGGCCAATTATCCGATAGACCCTTCTCTTAACTGA